TTAAAAAGGATAGTACATACATTTTACATTGATATTGTGGTCGGTAACATATTTCTTTGAGAACCACAATAAGATATTCCAGATAAGAAATATAGCATTCTTCTTTCCCAAAAGGGAAGGAACAATAGCAAATCCAATAGCTACACAATCAGTATGGCTTTATTAAAGTAAAGCATACATATATTACTAAATAAATGAACACAGAATACCAAACTGAATTGATCACAGGTGTTGTTGGACAAATTagataaaaagaaacaaaaataattagGGCAGCAACtacaaagtttggttgggGAAATCTTTCTCTCTGAACTGCACATTTACTCATATCTATTTCATTAGGTTATTAGGCAGCATCTGATACCATTGCTAGAATACGAGACAATGAAATTTCATAAATAAGCTCCAAGGAATACCTACATCTGGCAGTTTCAAGATGGTGGTCCACTGGTCACACTCACACAGAACCAAAAAGGACGTAAAATCGTAGCTTTTTCTTGATGACAAGCAATAGTGTGGAGAATTATACCACATGAGTACATGACCACATCTACAGAATTTTGTCCTCAGGACACAAAATGATAGCATTTTCCTAATAGCAAACATATACACCCATTATTAAAATTCTGCAGTTCTTCAAGTAGTGAAATCGCTTATCTCTTCCAAGAGTAAACAAGATCACCAGGCAATTACTTTAACTAGACCTCTGGATTTCTTTCAGGAAGTACGCTCCTGAAGGGTATAGAAACATTTCCATGTATCTAATATAAGAAAGGATGTTCTTCTGTGTAAATATGATCAAACAAAGGCTATTCTGATGTGTAAAATAATTACCAATCTGTCATTTGAAACCAACAGACCATATATAGTTTCATCAATGATATGTCCTTCATCTAGTGAACTTGCATGTTCAGCAAGCATGTCCCAAAGGCTATTCTCCTATATCACTTGCATGGCAAGCCTGTCCCTAACCCCCAAAGTCCCAGGCCTCTTGCTCCAGATTCCAAAGGGATCTACATCGTCTTGGGACAAGATCTAGTAGTGTTGACACTCCAGAATACGCTACTGAGGAATAAGTATGGTTAGTGCATTGCTTATCTTCACATCACCTTTCATGAGCTCATATAGGCTCAGTATGTCTGGCAATAGACCATGTTAATGCGTAAGCTTGTGACGACAGCTTTGAAGCAACTTGATCAGGGGCTAAAACATGAACATACTAGTACAAATTTACAACTTCAAATGTACATAGCATTCTTGCCATCAGCATAAGCATTTATTTCTTATTTCACACAATACTACTCAGCAAAAATATGGCTCCCAGTAGGGGAAATTAACAGTTACTATACAAAGAGTGCATCCCTTAAAAAGACAAATGAATGCACAAATATGGACCAAAGAGGAATCAAGACAAATTTGATGCCAGTCAAACTCACATATCACAACCCTGATGGAAAGTTTAAACATCCAAGGATTTTGGAAGCTCCTGTCATGCCACTAACAACAGCTCCTTCAACACTTGGACTTGTGCAGAAATCTCCACATACAGCCAATTTCATGCTCTTATCCCACACACATTTATCATCACCGCCAATAGAAATAGCTGGGAAAGCACTACCCCTGCAATTTTGTTTACAGGCAAATACCATCATGAAAGAAGTATGTTACTCATTAAAACAATTAAATATGATTCAACCTAGAAGAGCTGAATAGGTGACCTAGAATACCGACCATCTATGAGCTTTAATAAAAATTGGCTGTGGAATGTTCAGTCCTGTAGCCTGAAATTCTTTGAACAAATCCTCCGCAACCTTAGCAAGGGCATCTGCCGAAGGTTTTCGGGGACCCATGTTGTTTATTACCTTAGAAGCATACTCAGCGGTCGAACGCAGTACCCACGATTGACTGAAATAAAGAGTGCATTTAATGAAATCTAGTTATACCATACCAGAAAATGTcagtgataaaaaaaatagtatatACCTGTTAGGAGGTAAACAAACACGTCCTGGCTTGCTACTATCACAGAAGGCCCAGCTTAGAGAATCAGAATTGTAGAAAGAGAACCCTTGGACAGGTACCTGATTAAAAAAACACCATGAGACAGATGAATGATGGTTTATAAAGTTATAAATTAACAAAATTGGAGATTTCTCATACCATAGCTAGAGGCTCTGAGAATGCTAACATCAGAGCAAAACAGGGGCGAACTGGGATGTCTTGAAACATTGTTGACAAATTTGGAAATACTGACAAATCTGAAAACATTGAATTATATAATGGTTACATTGATCACCAGACATCTGTACAAAATGCATGACTCCTCAGTAACTAGTACCAATATTCAAGTTAGTGCACGAGGTAAGTTAATCCTTCACTGAAACATGCAGTTTCTTTTATGTAAACATGAATGAATTTTCTGGGGTAGGATCGAACCAGACAGGACTCGGTTTATTCAGAAGTTCAGTTAaagatttttctcattgtTCAGTTCAGGAAAGGAAGCTATTAGCTTTTTGTATCATGTTTGATCTACTTATCTAGTGTCTGCTTTTCCGAAGATTGCTCTGATCTGTTCTTCCACGGCTACAAGCTTCATGATTCAATAATGTTGGCTCTACTCCAGCTTTCCTCAAGAATACTGGTATCAAGAGATGGAAGTGAAAGAAGAAGTGTTGATTGACCGGTAGTTTGGTCTGGCCTTCAGGATTCTGATTCAATTCAGTCAGATTGGATGGTAGGAAATTAAGGGCGAGTGGTATTGAAGAGAACCCCCTGATTCTTCTGCTTTTGCCTAACCTACAGTTTTCTTAATCTGTTCAAGATTTCTGCATTGGACTGCACTTTGACTGGTTAACATGTGTTGCATAAGCACTCCATTACCATGTTGCAAAATAAATGCGAACATAAATCAGGAACCTCAATTCATTTAGGTTCAAAAGGGTTGTTTTCTACTTCAAAATAGTGACAGCCATCCTGATTTATATAACTTGTCAGAAGTTAGAAGTGTGctctaaaaaaagagaactaAAAACAGAAAACTGCACATGAAGCGTGTCCTATGATAGCAACTAGCAACTAGCAACTAGTGCATATTATGAAGACAAAGGAATAGAACAAACCAAGAGGCGGAGGCCTTCCAGTTAACCCGGAAAACTTATGCGATGCTACGTTCTTATCAGTTGCTACCACATAATCAAAATTGCCAAGATCTTTGCCATCCAAGCTAGTCAGTGACCATGAGCTCCCATTTTGAAGCCAATCCATCTTTCCAACAGTAACACCAAATCTGGCCACCACGCCTAGCAAAAGAGACAGTAAGTATGTGCATCAAGAACTTGTGTTCTCTCCCTCAGTACTAGAGAATCAAATACTCTGCAGTAAATCTGACCATCCTCTAGACACAGAGATTTGCATATTGAGTTCATGCCTGGAACTCCCACATACTTCTTAGTTGTTCCCTCCTGCAAGGATATATTCAGAGGGAGCTGATGTTAGCAAAAAAAAGCTTTGTTTCAAACGTACAGCAATACTGGCATATATCATGCTAATCTACGCACCTCCATCTTTTATCAAGGGTCAGAATACAGCAACGATCAGAATCGGCAGCCGAAAGTTGGTCGAGTGTTATAGGTTTCTGACTGCTACATTACCAATTCATATGCGATAAACTAAATAGTGTTGAATTTTGAagctcacaagtcacaacctTATCGAAGTCCCTGAATTTCCCGGCCTCCCTGTCGAAGCACGCGAACATGGCCTTCCACTCAGCTACGAGCCCCCGCGCCTCCCAGCCGCTGACGACCCGGGCAACCTCGTCGCTGCTCACGGTGAAGTAGGGCGCGCCGTGGTCGAAGCGCAGCTCCGTGCCGTCGTCCATCACCTCTCTGCGCGCACCCCACCCCtccaaaaaaagagaagggcacCAACAATCAGAGCCGAAAAGCGACACCCGCGGCAGCACAACGCGGCAGTAATAAATCGGTCGAGCACCTCCGCTGCGCCatgcggccgccggcgccgcggccggagTCGAAGAGCGTCACCGCCACCCcgcgcgcggcgaggagcgACGCGCACACGGCGCCCGAGACTGCGATCGATCGTGGGAGGAACGAACGCGTCAGTTCGATCGGGACGGGACGATTGGATCAGAGTAGGGGTGGGTTCGGTAATGAATCGGCGGCTTACTTCCGGCTCCGATGACGGCGACGTtggtcgcggcggcgctcATGGTCGGATGCTTCCTTCCCTGATTCCCTCTAGGCGATGCGGCGTCGTCGGGGGTCGGGGAGTGGAGCGGAGTACGGCGCGGTGGTGTGCGTCCGAAGCGGGGAATTTTGGAGGTGGGTTGAAGTTGGCCGTTGCACAGTAGACGTGGCGCCTCAGGGACCTTTCACATTTCTAGGCTCCTTTCTGGCCGGGACGAGCGTAGGATGAATCGGCCCAGTAGCACAGCTGACAGCTCCTTgtctttccttctttcttttcttgttggtCTTCTCTTAACACAAATCAGTAACGTTCTTTATTGACCAATGGTCAAGCTATGAGATATGGTAAAGAGAAAGGGCATTTTGGAATCGAAAAGCACGCTCCATTGCCTTGTTCGTAACTTAACTCCTACGCTATTTAATCTGAGAATACATCAACTCCTAGTTTAATTACTAGTACCATCTTTAATTTAATACCACACCACATGGTTACTGAAGCCAAATCCATGCACCCATCTTTCTCACAGAAACCctacacgcgcgcgcgcgcgcacgaaCGTCTAGTCTTTAGCACCGCGAGAAATTAAACCACTCCCACCAGCTGCGTGCCCGCAGATCGAGAAGCGCAAGCACGGCCAAACTCACCAATGGCTccgctggcggcggcgttcgctaccctcctcctcgtcgtcatgGCGGCCATCACGTCGGCACACGGTGCCGGCCGCCCTCTGCCTCCGCAGGTCGCCTGCATAGGTAGAACGGCGGCCGAGGCTCCATCATCGTCATACCAGGTGGCGGATGTCTCGGGCCTCCAGTACAACCATTTCGACATATCCGTGGTTCAAGCGCCCGCGGATGGCCCTGCCGCCGCGTACTACTACGGGATCGACTGCGAATATAAAGTGCCGGACACTGGCCTGTAGCTAAGGTCCGTGTTGAACGTGGGAGCATGTGACGATTAAAAATATAAACGATCTTCCAAACTAAATAATGAAATGCTTTTGCTGTAACTCAATCTTTATTTCCTTCTCCTGATTGATAGTTGGTCATTCTTAACCCTTTTGGTGTGTgagtggtttttttttgtgtgatgTTTGTAATTTTGGTTTAATTTTTTATATTCATGCAATGTGGGATCCATATAATTAAGTGGGgttttattttctatttttgtgcACTTCTTGACGTGCAAGATATTCAACATGGCGTAAGAGATATTCTTCATGCATGGTTTGGTTGGTGTGTATATAATGGTACAACGATGCCGTCCGCTCAGTAGGGGGCGGCTTAGGTGGAACTTAATTTGGCTGCCATCAGATTTGCTTACTCTTGTCGCATCCTCCTCCCTTGCCCAGACGGGTAGTGGTAGGGTCATTTGTTAGAGATATAATACGGTTAGGACTAGAAACAAGATAGAATTAGTTTAAACGAGATTACTTGTCTTGTACTCCAAGTATATCTCCCCCTTTATAcctctatatataccccataTGAGGGTCAGATCAGAACACAATATATCGTGAAATACAATTTAGGGTTCCAATCCCATATTtctacatggtatcagagcggtTAGACTAACGTCGCCGATCCTCTTGGACACATCTTCCGCATCATGCCGCCTTCGGGGAGATCGATATCCGTAATCTCCCCGGAGGGCTCTCCTCCTTAGTTTTTCCTCCGAATCATAGATTAGATCGTTTTGCATACCTTACAAATTTCCAATCTCCAATATTGTCAATTAGATTGATTTTCAAGTTAGCCACGAATATCCAACGATCTCTGCGATCGAAGCTCTCGCCGGTGACTTCCACAGCCAGATTGGTTCGCACCTACGAGGTAGTGCCCTACCCGGCGGCGCGTGCTTTACATCGACATCGCAAAGTGCTGCCTGCGAGCGACGAGTACTACATCGATCCCTCGCTGCCCTGCATCGCCTGCGCATGGCAACGACATCGACTGGGCAGATTGGCGCGGAGCCGCTGAGACGGCGATCGATCACGTccatgtacatgcatgtgtgcataGACGGATATGCATTGGATAGCCAGCTGCAAGCACGCCCGTGTAGACTCCAGCGCCGGAACAAGCTGCACCCAGCCACATCGACGGCCACTCCGCAAGTCCTACCGCTGGAGCAACATCCGCTTCTGCATCTCGGCGCATCGACCACGGGAGGGCGAATTCTTGCACACGGCATCGACGGATCTTTGACACGCACGCGACAACGGCACCGATCTGCATCACCTCCCGGGCTCCTGCACTGCACTGACTGTACGACTACATCACCCCAACAAAGAGCTACCTACGAACTTCGTCGAGTACATCTACGAGAAGCACATGCACCATCCACACGTCAGGCCGGTGTGGAGCGAGATGCAATCTTCATCGACTTCTCAGACACAGCACGACACGGCATCGACACACCGTCGCCACAAGGGACGCCTTCGAGCGACGGATCATCATCGACATGCCCGCTGATACGCCATCGCTGACACACTTCATGGCCAAAGGTCTTCATCAACATGGTCTTCATCAACAATCGTCATCAACCAGTCGCTGCCACTTCGTCCATACGGATGGACATCTCCCTGACAGTTCTACTGCAAGACGCATCAGCAACGACAGCATTCCCGCGTCAGCTTCACCGATGACGGCATCGACCGCGTCATCATCTCCAGCGTCCTCTGACAGACTCTTCTGCAAGACGCTTCATCCACGCCGGTATCAACCGCGTCTCCGACGGCTTCGACTGCATCGACACCCAACATCACTATTTGTGATGACTTCCCTCCAGTTCTGGCAAAGCTGGAGGTCGCACGACGCGCACGGTCCTGGCAAAACCGATGCGTGCTCGATGGGTTCCCACCAGTTCGGGCAAAACTGGTGGTCTCATCTCATTCGACGCGTCCTCTGACATTTGCAAGACGCTACCGACGACACCCTCTGACATCTGCAAGGTGCATCGTTTTCGATTGCAGCTCCGTCTCTACATCATAGCGCATTTTTTTTGCGCCTTCTGGCTGTACGTGCGGCTACATCCACTACGACGACTACTACTTCAATCACGACTACCTCGACCACGGCTACATCATGATCGGCTACCTCGACCTCGACATCGACATCAAGGGCTACGTCTACAGCGAATCATCGGCAACAACTCCAGTCAAAGCGTCCGTGTCATCACTGGCGTCCACGACACTCCCGCTGTGACTGCGGGAGGGAATAGAGGAGAGATAGGGGACGGCACCAGAAGGGGATGGCACGCACTGCCCTACGTGACGGACCAGTCCATCAGAGACGCAGTTGATGATGGCGAAGCGGAGAATACGACGGAAGCACAAGACTTCAAATCCAGTCGCAATCGTCCGCTTCGCTCACGCTACGACCGAGGGGAAATGTTAGAGATATAATACGGTTAGGATTAGAGATAAGATAGAATTAGTTTAAACGAGATTACTTGTCTTGTACTCCAAGTATATCTCCCCCTTGTAcctctatatataccccataTGAGGGTCAGATCAAAACACAGTATATCGTGGAATACAATTTAGGGTTCCAATCCCATATTTCTACATCATCCCCttgcgcggcggcgaggtcttcCCATTTACCCATTGACCTGAGGGCTGGCGCTTCGACTTGTTGATGGCAGACATGGCTGCTAGCATCAAGCGCAAAAGGCTACGTGTGCCTTTTCGATATCTCGATGCCATTTTTCTCCTTTCCAATAATTTAACTTGGTGTGCATTGTTGACGTCATGACAGACTCCAGAAGTTGTGTTCTTGCGAATGTTCGATATACTTACTATcaattatggatcggaaggagtattacCCTTTGTAAAAGTTAATATAGCAATACGAGCACAACTCAACTAAGAGAATGCATGGCTTGTTCATTTTTGGAGAGATCCATGCGTCTTAATTTTACATTTCATACATTACAAGTGTGAACTTAATCCTGACTTAcatgaaaacaagaaaaaggatAATAAATTAACCGAACTGTAGTAGAAAGACAAACAAGCATGTTAGCAACTCAGACTCTAACGTTCCCTCCAAATAAAACTGGTTGTGCTAAAAATAACTCACCGCTGGACCTAGGCATGGGTGGCCGCCCGGACGGCACGGTGTGGGCCTGGGCTTCATTTTCCTGCCCGAAACCTGAAATGTATGGaaaacattttcttcttctgaaaataaatataaatatcattttcatctaaaaaacaattattttaATAATACCCAGGTCTACTCACCAGTCACCGCTCCATAATATTCTTTCCTccaaataaaaccttgtttCGAAGAAACTAAGGAAAAggtaaaaaaacagaaaaattgCAGGTGCTCTGAAAGCGATACACATGCAGCAGACATTTTGTTCCCTTAACTATCGAAGTAACTTCTTCTATCGCTTCCTAAAAACCTCTCCCTCATTGATTCCGAGTTACCCGAAATGTTAATTACCCTACGTaaccccccctccccctaTGTGTTGTTACCAAAACTGAATTCACCGCACTATTACTCCCCCCTTAAAAACCAAGCCACGCATCCATTCTCACCCGTAAACACAAACAAGCCTCTTTCAAATCAAAGATGGCTCGGCTTCCGGTGTTGGCGATCCTCCTCTTcatggccgccatggccatcaCATCTACACAAGCTGGCCGTACTCTGAAGACGGGAAGGAGTGCACGCCACGTGATCAGCAGCATACGCACCTTGGCGGTGGCCGAGCCTCCCACGTCCACGGCGGAGGATCCGGATCCGGCAGCGCACCGCAGCCTTTTCCCGGCGATTGGAGATCTGGCGGCGCTCCGCAGCCTCTTCCCGGCGACTGGAGATGCCGCGGACGCCCCCGCTGCGC
This is a stretch of genomic DNA from Brachypodium distachyon strain Bd21 chromosome 1, Brachypodium_distachyon_v3.0, whole genome shotgun sequence. It encodes these proteins:
- the LOC100828433 gene encoding uncharacterized protein LOC100828433 isoform X3, with product MDDGTELRFDHGAPYFTVSSDEVARVVSGWEARGLVAEWKAMFACFDREAGKFRDFDKEGTTKKYVGVPGMNSICKSLCLEDGVVARFGVTVGKMDWLQNGSSWSLTSLDGKDLGNFDYVVATDKNVASHKFSGLTGRPPPLDLSVFPNLSTMFQDIPVRPCFALMLAFSEPLAMVPVQGFSFYNSDSLSWAFCDSSKPGRVCLPPNSQSWVLRSTAEYASKVINNMGPRKPSADALAKVAEDLFKEFQATGLNIPQPIFIKAHRWGSAFPAISIGGDDKCVWDKSMKLAVCGDFCTSPSVEGAVVSGMTGASKILGCLNFPSGL
- the LOC100828433 gene encoding uncharacterized protein LOC100828433 isoform X1 — its product is MSAAATNVAVIGAGISGAVCASLLAARGVAVTLFDSGRGAGGRMAQRREVMDDGTELRFDHGAPYFTVSSDEVARVVSGWEARGLVAEWKAMFACFDREAGKFRDFDKMEEGTTKKYVGVPGMNSICKSLCLEDGVVARFGVTVGKMDWLQNGSSWSLTSLDGKDLGNFDYVVATDKNVASHKFSGLTGRPPPLDLSVFPNLSTMFQDIPVRPCFALMLAFSEPLAMVPVQGFSFYNSDSLSWAFCDSSKPGRVCLPPNSQSWVLRSTAEYASKVINNMGPRKPSADALAKVAEDLFKEFQATGLNIPQPIFIKAHRWGSAFPAISIGGDDKCVWDKSMKLAVCGDFCTSPSVEGAVVSGMTGASKILGCLNFPSGL
- the LOC100828433 gene encoding uncharacterized protein LOC100828433 isoform X2; amino-acid sequence: MSAAATNVAVIGAGISGAVCASLLAARGVAVTLFDSGRGAGGRMAQRREVMDDGTELRFDHGAPYFTVSSDEVARVVSGWEARGLVAEWKAMFACFDREAGKFRDFDKEGTTKKYVGVPGMNSICKSLCLEDGVVARFGVTVGKMDWLQNGSSWSLTSLDGKDLGNFDYVVATDKNVASHKFSGLTGRPPPLDLSVFPNLSTMFQDIPVRPCFALMLAFSEPLAMVPVQGFSFYNSDSLSWAFCDSSKPGRVCLPPNSQSWVLRSTAEYASKVINNMGPRKPSADALAKVAEDLFKEFQATGLNIPQPIFIKAHRWGSAFPAISIGGDDKCVWDKSMKLAVCGDFCTSPSVEGAVVSGMTGASKILGCLNFPSGL